A portion of the Pseudarthrobacter sp. L1SW genome contains these proteins:
- a CDS encoding NAD(P)/FAD-dependent oxidoreductase translates to MPDVAVVGAGPNGLAAAAVMARAGLSVEVFEAAATIGGGTRTAELMQPGHFHDVCSAVHPMALASPFFRAFELSRRVELVTPQLSFGSPLDGGRAALAYRSLDRTAAGLGRDGAAYRRLMGPLVRAVDDVMDFTQNQLFRLPRNPVAAGIFGLRTLEQGSGLWNARFREELAPALLSGVAAHAVSHLPSLAASGAGLMLGALGHAEGWPIPLGGSAAIAAALAADIKAHGGVLHTNAPINRLQDLPAVRATLLDVAPRGLVDIAGDSLPSRYRKALESFRYGNGSCKVDFILSGPVPWTAAELADAGTVHVGGTRAELAHAENDVSAGRHPERPYVLVAQPSRFDPGRAPAGRHTLWTYCHVPAGSTKDMAGAITAQLERFAPGFRDLVVDTNVVTAAQLAEYNRNYIGGDFSAGTMDLRGLVQRPVVSRHPWRTPLPGVYLCSSSTPPGPGVTGMPGFHAATYALKDIFQLPVPALGLNAT, encoded by the coding sequence ATGCCTGACGTTGCGGTGGTGGGCGCAGGACCCAACGGACTTGCAGCGGCGGCAGTGATGGCGCGGGCAGGGCTGTCGGTGGAGGTTTTCGAAGCTGCCGCTACCATCGGCGGCGGGACGCGTACGGCGGAACTGATGCAGCCGGGGCACTTCCACGACGTCTGCTCCGCTGTCCATCCCATGGCCCTGGCCTCGCCTTTCTTCCGTGCCTTCGAGCTGTCCCGGCGGGTGGAACTTGTCACGCCCCAGCTGTCCTTCGGCTCTCCCCTGGACGGCGGCCGGGCCGCGCTTGCCTACCGTTCACTTGACCGGACGGCAGCGGGGCTCGGGCGGGACGGGGCTGCTTACCGGCGCCTCATGGGACCGTTGGTCCGGGCCGTCGACGACGTTATGGACTTCACGCAGAACCAGCTCTTCCGCCTCCCCCGGAATCCTGTCGCTGCGGGCATCTTCGGCCTCCGCACCCTGGAACAGGGCTCGGGACTGTGGAACGCCCGGTTCCGCGAAGAACTGGCCCCTGCCCTGCTCAGCGGCGTTGCCGCCCACGCCGTGTCCCACCTGCCATCGCTGGCCGCGTCCGGAGCGGGACTGATGCTGGGGGCGCTGGGCCACGCTGAAGGGTGGCCAATTCCGCTGGGTGGATCCGCTGCCATTGCCGCCGCCCTGGCGGCGGACATCAAGGCGCACGGAGGGGTGCTCCACACGAACGCCCCGATAAACCGGCTGCAGGACCTCCCGGCCGTGCGGGCCACCCTGCTGGATGTAGCGCCGCGGGGCCTGGTGGACATTGCCGGGGACTCCCTTCCCTCCCGCTACCGCAAGGCCCTTGAGTCCTTCCGCTACGGGAATGGCTCCTGCAAGGTGGACTTCATACTTTCCGGTCCCGTGCCCTGGACAGCGGCGGAACTGGCCGACGCCGGGACAGTCCATGTTGGCGGAACCAGGGCCGAACTTGCGCATGCCGAAAACGACGTCAGCGCGGGCCGGCACCCCGAGCGGCCATATGTGCTGGTGGCCCAGCCCTCGCGCTTCGATCCTGGCCGGGCTCCCGCCGGGCGGCACACCCTGTGGACCTACTGCCACGTACCTGCCGGGTCAACCAAGGATATGGCCGGGGCAATCACTGCCCAGCTGGAACGGTTTGCCCCCGGTTTCCGGGACCTGGTGGTGGACACCAACGTGGTTACCGCGGCGCAGTTGGCAGAGTACAACCGGAACTACATCGGCGGGGATTTCAGCGCCGGCACCATGGACCTCCGCGGCCTGGTCCAGCGGCCCGTGGTGTCGCGGCACCCGTGGCGCACCCCGCTCCCGGGCGTCTACCTTTGCTCCTCGTCCACTCCGCCAGGGCCCGGGGTTACCGGCATGCCCGGTTTCCATGCGGCAACATATGCCCTTAAGGACATATTCCAGCTGCCCGTTCCGGCGCTGGGCCTGAACGCGACCTAG
- a CDS encoding glycosyltransferase family 87 protein: MQESQPPEHQGRPRLVVPSRSDVLLRNFTELVGGPLGIRAAPGVVSPGVFTVERVLILLTVLAALAGVLLKGYCRANGWESPAQFYATCYSDFPELFRNRGLAEGQFPIVGRGSQFEYPVLTALIAGATAWLVPGTGVSDARMLAYFDINAALLAAVAVVTVLATARMSSRRPWDAAMVALAPGIILAGTINWDLWAVALLAVGLYFFSRERLVLAGVFIGLATAAKLYPLLILGAVLLLALRTGRIQPLVKTAGAAGAAWLAVNLPFAVANPSGWAYFYQFSADRGAGYGSPWFAYNLVLNRLRGQELGADAVNLLSVGLFAAACALIALIAFTATRRPRLAQLAFLVVAAFILTNKVYSPQYVVWLIPLLALARPRWRDFLVWQGIEGLHWAAVWMYLGQVTSAGSSQHNLDMPYYVLAVAAHMGAVAYLMARVAWDIYDPNYDPIRRHHLDDPHGGPFNGAPDRFRLNLRRTADSAVQRKAAADA; this comes from the coding sequence ATGCAGGAGTCCCAGCCGCCGGAGCACCAAGGAAGGCCGCGCCTGGTGGTTCCCAGCCGCAGCGATGTCCTGCTGAGGAACTTCACGGAATTGGTGGGCGGTCCCCTTGGAATCCGGGCCGCTCCGGGAGTCGTCTCCCCCGGCGTCTTCACCGTGGAACGGGTCCTGATCCTGTTGACCGTGCTGGCGGCCCTCGCGGGCGTCCTGCTCAAGGGCTACTGCCGCGCCAACGGATGGGAATCCCCCGCCCAGTTTTACGCCACCTGCTACTCCGACTTCCCGGAATTGTTCAGGAACCGCGGGCTCGCGGAGGGACAGTTTCCCATTGTGGGCCGCGGAAGCCAGTTTGAGTACCCGGTCCTCACCGCCCTGATCGCGGGGGCGACGGCATGGCTGGTTCCGGGGACCGGAGTGTCGGACGCCCGGATGCTCGCCTACTTCGATATCAATGCTGCTCTGCTGGCGGCGGTCGCTGTGGTGACGGTCCTGGCTACGGCCCGGATGAGCAGCCGCCGCCCTTGGGACGCAGCCATGGTGGCGCTGGCACCGGGCATCATCCTGGCCGGGACCATAAATTGGGATCTTTGGGCGGTGGCGCTGCTTGCCGTGGGATTGTATTTCTTCTCCCGGGAACGGCTGGTGCTGGCCGGAGTCTTCATCGGCCTGGCGACGGCGGCGAAGCTGTATCCGCTGCTCATCCTGGGCGCAGTGCTCCTGCTCGCCCTGCGGACCGGCCGCATCCAGCCCCTGGTAAAGACAGCGGGGGCCGCAGGGGCCGCCTGGTTGGCAGTGAACCTGCCCTTCGCCGTCGCAAACCCCTCCGGGTGGGCGTACTTCTACCAGTTCTCAGCCGACCGTGGCGCCGGGTACGGATCACCGTGGTTCGCCTACAACCTGGTGCTGAACAGGTTGAGGGGGCAGGAACTGGGCGCCGACGCGGTGAACCTCCTGTCCGTCGGCCTTTTTGCGGCGGCCTGCGCCCTGATCGCCCTGATTGCCTTCACGGCGACGCGCCGCCCGCGCCTGGCCCAGCTGGCCTTCCTGGTTGTGGCGGCATTCATCCTCACGAACAAGGTCTACTCACCGCAATATGTGGTCTGGCTGATCCCGCTGCTCGCACTGGCCAGGCCGCGGTGGCGGGACTTCCTGGTCTGGCAGGGCATCGAAGGCCTGCATTGGGCCGCTGTGTGGATGTACCTTGGACAGGTGACCAGCGCAGGCTCCTCCCAGCACAACCTGGATATGCCGTATTACGTCCTGGCCGTGGCGGCGCATATGGGGGCCGTTGCCTACTTGATGGCACGGGTGGCGTGGGACATCTACGACCCCAACTACGATCCCATCCGGCGGCACCACCTGGACGATCCCCATGGTGGACCTTTCAACGGCGCCCCGGACCGGTTCAGGCTGAACCTGCGCCGCACGGCGGACTCCGCCGTCCAACGGAAGGCGGCAGCCGATGCCTGA
- a CDS encoding histidine phosphatase family protein: protein MTIPALAPRPQLWILRHGETEWSKSGQYTGLTDLPLTVEGEQQAVEARRVLDPVDFDLVLTSPLRRARRTAELAGFPDAQHEPLAVEWNYGDYEGISSDLIRKDNPDYLIWTHGVPNGETLDEVAARADKIIGRVLESGMDNVLIVAHGHFSRILTARWLELPPMEGRHFILGTAKVCTLGWDKRTPAIVRWGL, encoded by the coding sequence GTGACCATTCCTGCCCTTGCCCCCCGCCCCCAGCTCTGGATCCTCCGCCACGGTGAGACCGAATGGTCCAAAAGCGGCCAGTACACCGGACTCACTGATCTCCCCCTGACCGTCGAGGGGGAACAGCAGGCCGTGGAGGCCCGCAGGGTGCTGGATCCGGTCGACTTCGACCTGGTGCTCACGTCTCCCCTGCGGCGGGCACGGCGGACGGCAGAGCTGGCCGGCTTTCCGGATGCCCAGCATGAACCCCTGGCCGTGGAATGGAACTACGGCGACTACGAAGGCATCAGCTCCGACCTGATCCGGAAGGACAACCCCGACTACCTGATCTGGACGCACGGGGTTCCCAATGGCGAAACGCTGGACGAGGTTGCGGCCCGGGCGGACAAAATTATTGGCCGGGTACTGGAATCCGGCATGGACAACGTGCTGATTGTGGCCCACGGCCACTTCTCGAGGATCCTCACGGCACGCTGGCTGGAACTGCCGCCCATGGAAGGCCGCCATTTCATTCTGGGCACAGCCAAGGTCTGCACGCTGGGTTGGGACAAAAGGACCCCGGCTATTGTCCGCTGGGGCCTTTAA
- a CDS encoding CCA tRNA nucleotidyltransferase codes for MAHAHHKTDSQTVDFQVDPVVLELGRRFVDAGHELSLVGGPVRDLFLGRTSPDLDFTTDATPDQTVALIKKWADNYWEIGRAFGTIGMRKAGFQIEITTYRAEAYDPDSRKPVVAFGSSLTDDLLRRDFTINAMALKLPSLELVDPFGGVRDLHASVLATPGAPELSFSDDPLRMMRAARFAAQLGVSVHEDVRRAMTQMAERITIISAERVRDELVKLICGASPRVGVDLLVDTGLAEFVLPEVSALRLESDEHHRHKDVYQHSLQVLEQAAELETDGEGPVPGPDFVLRFAALMHDVGKPATRRFEPGGAVSFRHHDMVGAKLTSKRMKALRFDNDTTKAVARLVELHMRFYGYGEAGWSDSAVRRYVTDAGPLLERLHRLTRSDVTTRNQRKAERLAFAYDDLEARIAALREQESLDAVRPDLDGARIMALLGLKPGPVVGRAYKFLLNERMENGPLSTEEAEARLLRWWAEQPEASPDEAVPAPAGPEAGTSPAAVEPSPSEESK; via the coding sequence ATGGCGCACGCACATCACAAGACTGATTCCCAGACCGTCGATTTCCAGGTGGACCCGGTGGTCCTGGAGCTCGGCCGGCGCTTCGTGGACGCCGGCCATGAACTGTCGCTGGTGGGCGGGCCGGTGCGCGACCTTTTCCTGGGCAGGACCTCCCCCGACCTGGACTTCACCACCGATGCCACCCCGGACCAGACGGTGGCCCTCATCAAGAAGTGGGCGGATAACTACTGGGAGATCGGCCGGGCGTTTGGCACGATCGGCATGCGCAAGGCCGGTTTCCAGATCGAAATCACCACCTACCGGGCAGAAGCCTACGATCCCGATTCCCGCAAGCCGGTGGTGGCGTTCGGATCCTCACTGACCGATGACCTGCTGCGGCGTGACTTCACCATCAACGCCATGGCCCTGAAGCTGCCTTCCCTGGAACTGGTGGATCCCTTCGGCGGGGTCCGTGACCTTCATGCATCCGTCCTGGCCACTCCGGGGGCACCCGAGCTCTCTTTCTCCGACGATCCGCTGAGGATGATGCGTGCGGCGCGGTTCGCTGCCCAGCTGGGTGTGTCCGTGCATGAGGACGTCCGGCGGGCCATGACGCAGATGGCGGAGCGGATCACCATCATTTCCGCCGAACGCGTGCGGGACGAACTGGTCAAGCTCATCTGCGGTGCCAGTCCGCGCGTGGGCGTGGACCTGCTGGTGGACACGGGCCTCGCCGAGTTCGTGCTGCCGGAGGTTTCCGCGCTCCGTTTGGAGTCGGACGAGCACCACCGGCACAAGGACGTCTACCAGCACTCGCTGCAGGTTTTGGAGCAGGCAGCGGAACTGGAGACGGACGGTGAAGGCCCGGTGCCGGGTCCGGACTTTGTGCTGCGCTTCGCTGCATTAATGCACGACGTCGGGAAGCCGGCTACGCGCCGCTTCGAACCGGGCGGTGCGGTGAGCTTCCGCCACCATGACATGGTGGGGGCCAAGCTCACCTCCAAGCGGATGAAGGCGCTGCGGTTCGACAACGACACCACCAAGGCTGTGGCCCGCCTGGTGGAACTCCACATGCGCTTCTACGGCTACGGGGAGGCCGGCTGGAGCGATTCCGCAGTCCGCCGCTACGTGACCGACGCCGGGCCGCTGCTGGAGCGGCTGCACCGGCTCACCCGCTCGGACGTCACCACCCGCAACCAGCGGAAGGCCGAGCGGCTCGCGTTCGCCTACGACGACCTCGAAGCCCGCATCGCCGCGCTGCGCGAACAGGAGTCGCTGGACGCCGTTCGCCCGGACCTGGACGGGGCCCGGATCATGGCCCTGCTGGGGCTCAAACCGGGGCCCGTGGTGGGCCGCGCCTACAAGTTCCTGCTTAACGAGCGGATGGAGAACGGTCCCCTGTCCACGGAGGAAGCGGAAGCACGGCTGCTCCGCTGGTGGGCAGAACAGCCGGAAGCCAGCCCGGATGAAGCTGTACCCGCACCTGCAGGGCCGGAGGCCGGAACGTCTCCCGCCGCCGTCGAGCCTTCCCCTTCCGAGGAGTCCAAGTGA
- a CDS encoding NUDIX hydrolase — MPSAIGAHVAPAQHSAPATLPTVEEVSAGGVVVDTSDAELRVAIIARLNRGGRLEWCLPKGHPEGKENNEQAAVREIAEETGIEGDILAPLGSIDYWFTVSGHRVHKTVHHYLLRATGGELTIENDPDQEAVDVAWVPIQELARKLSFPNERRIADLAREVLPGHL; from the coding sequence TTGCCGTCGGCAATCGGTGCGCACGTTGCCCCTGCCCAGCATTCGGCACCGGCAACGCTGCCCACGGTTGAGGAGGTCTCCGCCGGCGGCGTCGTGGTGGACACGTCCGACGCCGAATTGAGGGTTGCGATCATCGCCCGCCTTAATCGCGGCGGACGTCTGGAGTGGTGCCTTCCGAAGGGCCACCCGGAGGGCAAAGAAAACAACGAACAGGCCGCGGTCCGCGAAATTGCCGAGGAAACCGGCATCGAAGGCGACATCCTCGCACCGCTGGGAAGCATCGACTACTGGTTCACCGTCAGCGGCCACAGGGTCCACAAAACGGTCCATCACTACCTCCTCCGTGCCACTGGCGGCGAGCTCACCATCGAGAACGATCCGGACCAGGAAGCCGTGGATGTCGCCTGGGTTCCCATCCAGGAACTGGCACGGAAGCTGTCCTTCCCCAACGAGCGCCGGATCGCCGATCTGGCCCGCGAAGTCCTCCCCGGGCATCTTTAG
- the murJ gene encoding murein biosynthesis integral membrane protein MurJ, whose translation MSATNFPSDKAGRPGDAVPDGVPPEPAGADGTPGTVAASETRSSAIMAAGTLVSRFLGFGKTWMLGTALGLGSTVNDTFINANNLPNLIFLLVAGGVFNAVLVPQIIKASKAPDRGADYISRLLTLAVLLLLGLTALVTLAAPGVIELTTQGYTPQQKALAVTFAFWCLPQIFFYGLYALLTQVLNANGAFGPAMWAPILNNVVAIAGLGMFIWIFGANELNPHTLDNWGSTQTLLVAGFSTIGVVSQTAILMIPVIRLRLGLRPRFGWRGVGLGQAAKLSVWTLLTAAVGQLAFLYVMRIATIPGAERIRLQQAGDPSANMLPGNAVLEVASQLYLLPHSIIALSLATVLFNRMTRASQDGNRAELREALSHGLRTMAVATVFGALALFALAGPLGMFFSGGLRQDGVMLAQTLTILALSTPFMSANFMMSRVFYANEDARTPFYIQLQLAVVYVAGAFAIQFLPVTQIIYAIAVLYMVGNILSVVISAYFLRRLLGHLDGARIANSYIRMGWAALGSAVAGAGALWLMGSYSPDGFAWRDRLSALVTVVVVGPVMLVAYFFLLKLFRVAELRDLLRPLLGRLGRGAPPAPSAEAGNPPSDSAPGEPSAERRRPAPERATTSVDTGLIPRISGEFDAVSFRAGPAPEQEGTEHQAMRRQARDGDGPASSDQDYLPAEDQPSTARGGLLKEQIPLPGRRTFQGKPGENPYFKQRRPRKK comes from the coding sequence ATGTCAGCTACCAACTTTCCTTCCGATAAAGCCGGACGTCCCGGCGATGCCGTGCCGGACGGCGTTCCCCCCGAGCCGGCCGGTGCGGACGGCACCCCGGGCACAGTTGCTGCCAGCGAGACCCGCTCCAGCGCCATCATGGCTGCCGGAACACTCGTTTCGCGGTTCCTGGGTTTCGGAAAGACGTGGATGCTGGGCACGGCCCTGGGCCTGGGCTCCACCGTCAATGACACCTTCATCAACGCGAACAACCTGCCCAACCTGATCTTCCTGCTGGTGGCCGGCGGCGTGTTCAACGCGGTCCTGGTGCCCCAGATCATCAAGGCAAGCAAGGCGCCGGACAGGGGGGCGGACTACATCAGCCGGCTGCTGACGCTGGCTGTGCTCCTCCTGCTGGGACTGACAGCCCTGGTTACCCTGGCGGCGCCCGGCGTCATAGAACTCACCACCCAGGGATACACGCCCCAGCAAAAGGCCCTGGCCGTCACCTTTGCCTTCTGGTGCCTGCCGCAGATCTTCTTCTACGGCCTCTACGCCCTCCTCACCCAGGTACTGAACGCAAACGGGGCGTTCGGCCCCGCCATGTGGGCTCCCATCCTTAATAACGTGGTGGCCATCGCCGGCCTGGGCATGTTCATCTGGATCTTCGGGGCGAATGAACTGAATCCGCACACGCTGGACAACTGGGGCAGCACGCAAACCCTGCTGGTGGCCGGGTTCTCCACCATCGGCGTGGTGTCCCAGACTGCCATCCTGATGATTCCCGTTATCCGCCTGCGGCTGGGCCTCCGTCCCCGGTTCGGCTGGCGGGGAGTGGGACTGGGCCAGGCCGCCAAGCTGAGCGTCTGGACCCTGCTGACTGCCGCCGTCGGGCAGCTTGCCTTCCTGTACGTCATGCGCATCGCCACCATCCCCGGCGCGGAACGCATCCGTCTGCAGCAGGCGGGAGACCCGTCAGCGAACATGCTGCCCGGCAACGCCGTGCTGGAGGTGGCCAGCCAGCTCTACCTGCTGCCGCACTCCATCATCGCGCTGTCCCTAGCCACCGTCCTGTTTAACAGGATGACGCGGGCCTCGCAGGACGGGAACCGCGCCGAACTGCGCGAAGCCCTCTCCCATGGCCTGCGGACCATGGCGGTGGCCACCGTCTTCGGCGCGCTGGCCCTCTTTGCCCTTGCGGGCCCGCTGGGCATGTTCTTCTCCGGAGGCCTGCGCCAGGACGGCGTCATGCTGGCCCAGACGCTCACCATCCTGGCGCTCAGCACGCCGTTCATGAGCGCCAACTTCATGATGTCCCGCGTCTTCTACGCGAATGAGGACGCCCGCACCCCCTTCTACATCCAGCTGCAGCTGGCGGTTGTCTACGTGGCTGGGGCCTTCGCCATCCAGTTCCTGCCGGTCACCCAGATCATCTACGCCATCGCCGTGCTTTATATGGTGGGCAATATCCTCTCGGTGGTCATCAGCGCGTACTTCCTGCGACGCCTCCTGGGGCACCTGGACGGGGCACGGATCGCCAACTCCTACATCCGCATGGGGTGGGCGGCGCTGGGTTCGGCCGTTGCAGGTGCGGGTGCGCTGTGGCTGATGGGCAGCTACAGCCCTGACGGTTTCGCCTGGCGCGACCGGCTGTCAGCCCTCGTGACTGTCGTCGTGGTGGGTCCGGTCATGCTGGTGGCCTACTTCTTCCTGCTCAAGCTGTTCCGGGTAGCCGAACTGCGGGACCTGCTCCGCCCCCTCCTGGGGCGGCTCGGCCGGGGCGCACCGCCGGCACCTTCGGCGGAAGCCGGGAACCCGCCGTCGGACTCTGCCCCTGGTGAGCCTTCGGCTGAACGACGACGGCCCGCACCGGAGCGTGCCACAACCTCCGTGGACACCGGGCTTATTCCCCGCATTTCCGGCGAGTTCGACGCCGTTTCCTTCCGGGCGGGGCCGGCTCCGGAACAGGAGGGCACGGAACATCAGGCAATGCGGAGGCAGGCGCGCGACGGCGATGGGCCGGCTTCGTCCGACCAGGACTACCTTCCGGCGGAAGACCAGCCCAGTACGGCCCGTGGGGGTTTGCTCAAGGAACAGATTCCGCTGCCAGGGCGCCGTACCTTCCAGGGAAAGCCCGGCGAGAACCCCTATTTCAAGCAGCGGCGCCCCCGGAAAAAGTGA
- a CDS encoding ABC transporter substrate-binding protein has translation MSNPIDVGSVLGGRYKVTATVLASHDHDLVLDGVDQVLNRPVSILVAGPGNTEQVAQSAREVATGERPGTVQVLDLGMTEAATYLITNHTSAADLLDLVVASNPPYVEPFFTDTLGSEIFGQPRSHEPEPYDDEDHVEAGYINYSDTHPSQVDPYRHAPAVPPKPPVRPAAAPSSARKSSGASAVGGAAAAGGALGAAGAAAAAGSAARNGSETATRSTPTQADPTRADQTPADQAGQPQVTGPVHGEGAPGGKPKVSLWSDDDYAYSEDQPSGNAPVKDEPQPDKKSSLFARSAAPAAAGASYDEEPGYDDDRDEDSREPRSMRWLVGGLLAVVLIAGLVFAVTNLGSLLSPQPQAVPTAPATNSGAPATTEPGTQAPPSAPPAVPPAIENISRQGNFDFAAAFDGDLVKAYDGNAASYWSDMEFATENWGGLAAQGVPLVVKLKSPAKVSSITLSQLGGSGGNITVYTNDRPALDGAKAVGTNSFTSTDLTMPLAEPVQAQYVIVSINSLPRLAAPKTRYGYGIRLAEIKVQ, from the coding sequence GTGTCCAACCCGATCGATGTCGGATCAGTACTGGGCGGCCGTTATAAGGTCACCGCCACTGTATTGGCCTCGCACGACCACGATCTGGTACTGGACGGTGTGGACCAGGTCCTGAACCGTCCAGTCAGCATCCTGGTGGCCGGCCCCGGCAACACTGAACAGGTTGCCCAGAGCGCCCGTGAAGTGGCTACCGGCGAGCGGCCCGGAACCGTCCAGGTCCTGGACCTTGGCATGACCGAGGCCGCCACCTACCTCATCACCAACCACACGTCCGCTGCGGACCTGCTGGACCTCGTGGTGGCCTCGAATCCCCCCTATGTGGAACCATTCTTCACGGACACCCTGGGCAGCGAGATCTTCGGGCAGCCAAGGTCTCACGAGCCCGAGCCTTACGACGATGAAGACCACGTCGAAGCGGGCTACATCAACTACTCGGACACGCACCCCAGCCAGGTGGATCCCTACCGGCACGCACCAGCTGTGCCGCCCAAGCCGCCTGTCCGGCCGGCTGCGGCACCTTCCTCCGCGCGCAAGTCCAGCGGTGCTTCTGCAGTGGGCGGGGCAGCAGCTGCCGGTGGAGCCCTCGGGGCAGCGGGCGCTGCGGCTGCCGCCGGTTCTGCAGCCCGCAACGGCAGCGAAACCGCAACACGTTCCACTCCAACCCAGGCTGATCCAACCCGGGCAGATCAGACCCCGGCCGATCAGGCAGGGCAGCCGCAGGTCACGGGGCCTGTCCACGGGGAGGGAGCTCCGGGCGGAAAACCGAAGGTCTCGCTATGGTCTGACGACGATTACGCCTACTCAGAGGACCAGCCTTCCGGGAACGCCCCGGTAAAGGATGAACCCCAGCCGGACAAGAAATCGTCCTTGTTTGCCCGCTCTGCCGCGCCCGCCGCTGCAGGTGCTTCCTATGATGAAGAACCCGGCTATGACGACGACCGTGACGAGGACAGCCGGGAGCCCAGGTCCATGCGGTGGCTCGTCGGCGGGTTGCTCGCTGTGGTCCTCATTGCCGGACTCGTTTTCGCCGTAACAAACCTGGGCAGCCTGTTGTCACCGCAGCCGCAGGCTGTTCCCACCGCCCCCGCCACCAACAGCGGAGCCCCGGCGACCACGGAACCCGGAACGCAGGCGCCGCCATCCGCTCCGCCCGCGGTCCCCCCGGCCATTGAAAACATCAGCAGGCAGGGGAACTTCGATTTCGCCGCCGCCTTCGATGGTGACCTGGTGAAGGCCTATGACGGTAACGCTGCCAGCTATTGGTCGGACATGGAGTTCGCCACTGAAAACTGGGGCGGCCTGGCGGCCCAGGGCGTCCCGCTGGTGGTAAAGCTCAAGAGCCCGGCAAAGGTTTCTTCCATCACACTCTCGCAGTTGGGGGGATCCGGTGGAAACATCACGGTGTACACCAACGACCGGCCTGCCCTCGACGGAGCCAAAGCCGTAGGGACCAACAGCTTCACCTCAACGGACCTGACCATGCCGCTGGCCGAGCCTGTCCAGGCCCAGTACGTGATTGTTTCCATCAATTCGCTGCCTCGACTCGCTGCTCCCAAGACCCGCTACGGTTACGGCATCCGGCTCGCCGAGATCAAGGTCCAGTAA
- the trxB gene encoding thioredoxin-disulfide reductase: MTIAENTASKVRDVIIVGSGPAGYTAAVYTARANLKPLLLAGSVTAGGELMNTTDVENYPGFPEGIMGPDLMENFEKQAARFGTEIQFEDVTSLELEDTVKTVTIATGETFRAKAIILSTGSAYRELGLPNEKRLSGHGVSWCATCDGFFFKDQDIAVIGGGDSAMEEALFLTKFAKSVTVVHRRDTLKASKIMADRALAHEKINFIWNSTVEDVVGGDKVTGLKLKNLIDGTTSDLPVTGVFVAIGNDPRTDLVKGVLELTPEGTIAVEGRSSKTSIPGVFAAGDVVDPTYRQAITASGSGCVAAIDVEHYLADLPA, from the coding sequence GTGACCATCGCAGAAAACACCGCGTCCAAAGTACGTGATGTCATCATCGTGGGCTCTGGCCCGGCTGGTTACACGGCAGCTGTATACACCGCCCGTGCCAACCTCAAGCCGCTTTTGCTTGCAGGCTCCGTTACGGCCGGCGGTGAGCTGATGAACACCACGGACGTTGAGAACTACCCCGGCTTCCCGGAGGGGATCATGGGTCCGGACCTGATGGAGAACTTCGAGAAGCAGGCCGCCCGCTTTGGCACCGAGATCCAGTTTGAGGACGTCACTTCGCTTGAGCTCGAGGACACTGTGAAAACGGTGACCATTGCCACGGGGGAGACCTTCCGGGCGAAGGCAATCATTCTTTCTACGGGTTCCGCTTACCGGGAGCTTGGACTGCCTAACGAAAAGCGCCTCTCCGGCCACGGCGTTAGCTGGTGTGCAACCTGTGACGGTTTCTTTTTCAAGGATCAGGACATTGCCGTTATCGGCGGCGGCGATTCCGCTATGGAGGAAGCTCTGTTCCTCACCAAGTTCGCGAAATCGGTGACAGTCGTCCACCGCCGTGACACCTTGAAGGCATCCAAGATCATGGCCGACCGCGCCTTGGCCCACGAAAAGATCAACTTCATCTGGAACAGCACGGTGGAGGATGTCGTGGGCGGGGACAAAGTCACCGGCCTGAAGTTGAAGAACCTCATCGACGGGACCACCTCCGACCTCCCGGTGACGGGCGTCTTCGTGGCCATCGGCAATGACCCCAGGACCGACCTGGTCAAGGGCGTGCTTGAGCTGACACCCGAGGGAACCATCGCCGTAGAAGGCCGCAGTTCGAAGACAAGCATCCCCGGGGTGTTTGCTGCCGGCGATGTTGTGGACCCCACCTATCGCCAAGCCATTACGGCTTCCGGCTCGGGCTGTGTAGCAGCAATCGATGTTGAGCACTACCTCGCAGACCTGCCCGCATAA
- the trxA gene encoding thioredoxin yields MSNAKDVTDASFSTDVLSSDKPVIVDFWAEWCGPCRKLGPILDEISVEYSEKVDVVKVNVDDNPSIAAEYGITSIPAVYLFQGGEVKSTVIGAKPKQFFEKEFADVLS; encoded by the coding sequence ATGAGTAACGCCAAAGACGTAACAGACGCAAGCTTCAGCACGGACGTTCTGTCCTCCGACAAGCCGGTTATTGTTGATTTCTGGGCAGAGTGGTGCGGGCCCTGCCGCAAGCTCGGGCCCATCCTGGACGAAATTTCCGTGGAATACAGCGAAAAGGTCGACGTCGTCAAGGTCAACGTGGACGACAACCCGTCCATTGCTGCCGAGTACGGGATCACCTCCATCCCGGCTGTTTACCTGTTCCAGGGTGGGGAAGTGAAGAGCACCGTTATCGGGGCAAAGCCTAAGCAGTTCTTCGAGAAGGAATTCGCGGACGTTCTGTCCTAG